Genomic DNA from Corallococcus silvisoli:
GGGAGCGACTGGTCGCCCACTCCGAAGTACGACCTGAAGATGTACTGAGCTCCGCCGTCGGCGGGACCGCACGGCCCGGCGGGCGCGGATGCGCGGGGGCCCGACTGGCGCATCGGGCTGCCTGCCCGCGAGTGAGGGGCGGGCCTGCCCCCATGAAGATGCACCAGGTCCGGTACTTCCTGGCGGTGTCGGAGCCCCACGGCTTCACGCGCGCGGCGGAGCGCTGCCATGGGTCCCAGCCCACGGCCGGAGGACGCTCAGCGCTTCACCGCGAGCACATCCACCATCTCGATGGACGGTGGCTGTGACAGCAGCTCCGGCGCCTGTGCCATCAGGGCCGCGGCCACCCTCCCGCCGAGGTGCGCCTTGCGGCCCGCATCGTCCGCGAACGTATCGAAGATGCCAAAGGAGGTCGGACCGAAGCGCAGCGCGAACCACTGCGCTGTCGCCGGCTCTGCCTGGACCACGGGCAGGCCACCCTCCAGGAACCGCTGCACGTCGGCCTCCTTGCCTGCCTTCGCCTCCAGGCGGACCAGCAGGCCCACGTGAACGTTCTCTGCCTTCTGTGATTGTGTCGTCATGGATTCACCCCTCGTGCTCGTGCCAGTGGATGCGCGACCCGGCCACGATGGGTCCACTTATAGACCTCGCTTCCGGCCACCGTGAGTCCCGTGGCGTCAATGGATGGATAGTCATCACCCATGGGCGAGAGCCGTCCGGCATCTGTCACACGCCACGCCAAGTTCGACCGGGCAAAGGAGCTCTGGACCTGCTCGTGGTGGGGACACGCGAACGCGAGATGGCGCTCCCAAGGTCGGGCTGGCGCCCCTCGACGCCTGCGCCTCCCCCAAGACTCGGTCGCCGCGTCACTGCCGCGCGCGGCTGTAGATGAGAACCTGCGTGTCGATCCAGGAACGGTAGCTGGAGACTCGAGTGTAGACCCCAGGCAGACCCGGCCTCGCGCAGCCCACACCGAAGCTCGTGATTCCGTGGAGCACGTATCGGCCACCGGCCGGCGCGACCAGCGGCCCTCCGCTGTCCCCCTGGCAGCTATCCCTACCGCCTGACGAGTACCCAGCCCCCAGCATCGCCTCTGGATCAATGGCGATGTTCTCTGCCTTGTATGCCTTTATCAGGGACGCGGAGCTCACGGTGGGAACCCCCACCTGCATCAAGCGGTTGGATGTATTTCCCCCCTCCCGGGTCAGGCCCCATCCCGCGGCCACCATCATCGTGCCATCCGGGACCGAAGCCCCCGCCGACGAGAGCCCCACGGAGTCGAGCGGAGGTTCAGCCAACGAGGACTGAGCGCCGAGGGAGGGGCGCATGGGAACACTGCTCAGGCCGCACGACGACTGGCTCGCCGAGGATGACACCTCCGGGAGACATACCGGCTGTACCGTGGCGGTGAACTTGATGGGCTTGTCGAGCACGACGACAGCGATATCGTTCACCGTCGTCCGCGAGTTGTACGCCGGATGGTAGACAGTCCTTGTCGCGGACACGACCTGCTGCGAGGACGAGGGGGAGGCGAAATCATGAGCCCCAGCGGTGACGGTCAATCTGGACGTGCCGTCGTAGACGCAATGGGCTGCCGTGAGCACGATATCGCTCTCCTCCCGGTTGCCGACCCGGATGAGCGTGCCACCGCAGAAGTGGCTTCCGTATTGCTGGAGGCTGACAATCCACGGGTGGCTCCCAGGGCGTGCCTCGACCCCTCCCACAATCGGCTGGTCCACGCGGCCCGTCGCCTCGGCTTCCTCCCTCTCCAACTCCGGGCCACCACATCCCAGCAGGCCGACCACGACAACCACTCCACTCACGAAGCGCAACGCGCCCTCCTTTTCATGCGACACACATGAACAGCAAGTGACATGCCATGCCTCATCAAGGGAAGGCCCGCGCGCCTTCGGCTCACGGCGAGCGGTTGACACGTCAGCGTGCGCTCCCAGCGACGGGATGACGCGTCAGCCGTCCATTCGCGCGCGCCCCATGCGGTCGAAGTGTCACGAGGCCGTATGTCATTCCGGATGGACGACGGACCGGAGGGGCCCGCTGAGCGGCCATCGGGAGCGGGCATCACGCCCGCCCCGGTGAGCGCTCAGGGGTTTTCCGCGAAGGAGGAAGCGGCTCAGCGACCGACGGTGGTGTGCGAGCCGAGCACGATGCCGCGCTGGGCGCTCATGAGACGCGCCAGCTCCGGCGACGCGCCGAGCTCCTGGGGCGTGCGCAGCTGGTGGAAGAACCGGCTGCTCTGGTCGACATAGGACAGCGCCTTGAGGCGGATCTGGAAGCCCGGCGGGGGCTTGGTGTCATTGGCCCAGTACGAGTAGATGATGGTCGTCTGGTAGTTGGCGGGCACATCACAGGTGACGGACGTGTTCCAGCTGCCGTTGTTCGGCGGCACGGTCGTCTTCTCCAGGACGATGAGCGGGTTCGGCCCCGGCGTCCCGGCGGAGAACGCGACGCTGGCCCCGCCAGGGACGTTGGTGCACTCGAGCTGGAACGTGATGCGCCCGGCATCGGACCCCTGGCTGTAGTCCACGGGCGTGTCGAAGGTGGGGCTGTTCACGCTCGTGAGGCTGACGTTGCGCCAGCCGAAGCCCGGGTTGTTGAGGATGAACTCCGTCATGTCCGAGTAGCTGCCCACCTGGGGGATGGGGTTGTCGTGCCGGGGGGTGGAGACGCGGGAGATGAGGCAGTAGTGGTCCCCGCTGATGGAGGCCGGCTCCCAGACGAACGGGTTGGCCGTCACCACGACGTCGTCATGATTGCCGGCCTGGACGAAGACCTCGGGCTGCTGATCGCTCGTCTTGAGCTCGTTGTCCTTCCACTTGTTGGGATACAGCACCAGGCTCGCGGGCGTGTAGTACAGCGACATCTTTCCATTCTCCGCGCCCGGCGCGAGGTTCCGGGTGCGCAGGTAGATGTAGTTGGGGGCGCCGATCACCAGGTTCTGCCCCACGTCCTGGGAGTAGTTGCCGGAGAAGAAGGCCTGCGGGTTGTTGGTGGGATAGATGCCGGAGGGAATGATGTCCGGCGACTCGTAGGCCAGCGGGGGAGAGGGGAGCTCTCCCTTGTCCGACAAGTTGGAGCGGAAGAACAGATCGTCATACATCGTGGCCATTGGCATTCCATTTCAAAAGGGAGTGACATCCACGAACGGAAGTCCCGCGCGGATGCAGGGCCGGCATTGCATCCCCCAGGCCAATGGCTCACACCCGCAAACCATTGCGGAACGCCATGGAACGCCTCCTTCTGACGCATCAACACCAGCCATTGACGTGTCAGGGCCAGGCACGTCGCGTCAGGATGCATCCTTGGAACCAGAGAGGAATTGAGTCCGCCCGTGGACACCCCGGAGACGTCCCTTCACGGACCCACACTTACAGTATTAGTCACACTTGACTTTCTTGACTTTCTTTATTTACTGTTTCTGGGTCCCGCCGCGGCTCCGTCCGAGCCCTGCGGCCATCCCTGTCACGCCCTGGAGCCAAAGACGTGAACCCCACGCCTCCACGCCGTCCCTCGTCCCTTGCCGTCGCCACCACCCTCTTCCTCGCGGCCGGCAGCGCCGCGGCGGCGAACCGCGTCGACCTGCACCTTCAGGATGTCGGTGCGCTCCGGCTGCAGCGCGCCGCCATCGCCAGCACGGGCGGCGCGGCCCTGGAGCCCGTCCGCCACGCCCAGGCGCTGGGCCTGGACGCGGACTCGCGCCTGTCGCTGATCGAACGGGTCAGCGACCACGGGGTGCTCAACCACCGCTACCAGCAGACCTACCGGGGCCTCCCCATCTTTGGCGAGCACGTCATCGTCAACGAGAGCGCCCAGGGCGAGCTCCGCGCGCTGTTCGGCCGCAAGGTCACGGGCCTGGAGCGGGACATCCCGGACGCCTCCGCCCGGCTGTCCGCCGCGCAGGCCCTGGAGATCGCCAAGGGCGCCAGCCTGGGCAGCCGCGTGGGCGCCATGGTCTTCTCGGATGAGAAGTCCCCGCTGATGATCTTCATCGACGACGACGGCCGCGCCCACAAGGCCTATGTCGTCAGCTACTTCTCCGACGCCTTCGGTGGCGGTTCACCGTCGCGGCCGGTGGTCATCGTGGACGCGGACACGGGCCGCGTGCTCAAGCAGTGGGAGAACCTGCAGCACGTGCTGATTGGCACGGGCCCCGGCGGCAACGTCAAGACGGGCCAGTACGAGTACGGCACGAACTACGGCTACATGGACGTGGAGCAGTCAGGCACCACGTGCACGATGAACAACGCCAACGTCAAGACCGTCAACCTCAACGGCGGCACGTCCGGCTCCACCGCGTACGCCTACGTCTGCCCGCGCAACACCGTGAAGAACATCAACGGTGCGTACTCGCCGCTCAATGACGCGCACTTCTTTGGCGGCGTCATCTTCAACATGTATCAGGCGTACATCGGGCAGGCGCCGCTGACCTTCCAGCTGACGATGCGGGTGCACTACGCCACCAACTACGAGAACGCCTTCTGGAATGGGTCGGCGATGACGTTCGGCGACGGGTACACGACGTTCTATCCGCTCGTCAGCCTGGACGTCGGCGCGCATGAGGTCTCCCACGGCTACACGGAGCAGAACTCCGGGTTGATCTATTCCGGCCAGTCGGGCGGCATCAACGAGGCCTTCTCCGACATCGCCGGGGAGGCCGCCGAGTTCTACATGCGCGGCACCAATGACTTCCTGGTCGGCGCGGAGATCTTCAAGAGCAGCGGCGCGCTGCGCTACATGGCCAACCCGCCGCAGGACGGCATCTCCATTGGCCACGCCTCCAACTATTACGAAGGCATGGACGTCCACTATTCCTCCGGCGTCTACAACAAGGCCTTCTACCTGCTGGCCACCAAGCCGGGCTGGAACACGCCGAGGGCGTTCCAGGTCTTCGCCCGCGCCAACGACCTGTACTGGACCCCCAGCACCAACTTCAACCAGGGTGCGTGCGGCGTGCAGACCGCGGCGCAGGACTACGGCTACAGCGTCGCCGACGTCTCCTCGGCCTTCGCCTCGGTGGGCGTCAGCTGCGACGGCGCGGTGGAGCTGTTCCGGCAGACGGACACCAGCGGCAAGCTGACCATCGCCGTGTTCGAGCGCTACGCGACGGCGAGCGCCAGCCAGACCACCAACTTCTCGGTGACGGTGCCCAGCGACTTCGTGGTGATTGGCGGTGGCGGCGAGGGCAAGGAGAGCCCGGCGGGCAACCTGCTGACCGCCTCGTACCCGGACACCGGGCTCACCTCATGGCTGGTCTCCGCCAAGGACCACATCGACTCCGACCCGGCGCAGGTGCGCGCGTGGGCCATTGGCCTGAAGGTCGCGGGCCTGACGCCGGCGCAGGTGCGCTCCTACCTGACCGTCAGCACGGCGACGAGCGCCACGGTCGCCCACCCCGACGTCACCGCCACGCTGCCCGCGGGCTACGTGCTGGTGGGCGGCGGCATCAAGGTGAGCTGGACCGGCAAGGGCAATCTGGCCACGGCCTCCGCGCCCTCCAGCACCACCGCCTGGCGCGTGCGCTCGAAGGACCACCGTGAGTCCTCGCCCGGCTCGGCGCAGGCGTATGCCATTGGCATCAACAGCTCGATCCCGGGCGTCGGGACCGTTGGCAACGTCATCAACAGCGGGACGTCCACGGTCGTCGCCCACCCGAGCTACACGGCGGGCCTGAGCGCGGGCTACGCGCTCAGCGGCTGCGGCGCGTTCGTGAACTGGAGCGGCGCGGGCAACCTGCTCTGGCGCATCAAGCCGGTCAACTCCGGCTGCTCGGTGGCGTCCAAGGACCACATCGACTCCTCGCCGTCGTCCATCTCCGGCTACGCCATCGGCCTGCGCGCGTTCTAGCCGTTCGCCTCCCTCCGTCCCTGGCGGACAAGACGCCCAGCGACCCGCGATGGGTGGCTGGGCGTCTTCACGTCATCGGACTTGAGCAGGTGCCTCAGTACTTGAGGAAACAGACACACACGTCGCCGCTGCACCGCCCGTAGTCGAACCCTTGGTCGATGCACTCGTTCACACAGTTGCCGGCGCAGAACGAGAGCGGCTCCGCTGGCCTGGCGAGCGCCACCGTGGAGCCAAACGACACGGCGGCACCCATCGCAACGGCGAGCAGCAACTGTCCAGCCTTCTTCACGGAGCGGATCATCCAAACCTCTCAAGGTGGGTTGACAGCGTGTTGACAGGACTTCGGCGCGAAAGTTAGCGACCCCTCCGTCCAGTGTCATTTCGCGGTGAGACAGCCGCGGTGCGTCCATGTCACGCATGGATGTCGCGGACATCTCACCCCTGGGTGTTTTCGACCCACTGATGCGACGCGGCCGATGTCTTCACCCGGACAGCGGCTCCGTCAGCCCACTGAACGCCCCAGGCCGGGTCCGCGCTGGCGCGTCGGTGGGATGTGCGATGGTCTTGCCATGACGGATTCGCCCCCATCGGAAGCAGCCGCGCCGGGAG
This window encodes:
- a CDS encoding M4 family metallopeptidase, encoding MNPTPPRRPSSLAVATTLFLAAGSAAAANRVDLHLQDVGALRLQRAAIASTGGAALEPVRHAQALGLDADSRLSLIERVSDHGVLNHRYQQTYRGLPIFGEHVIVNESAQGELRALFGRKVTGLERDIPDASARLSAAQALEIAKGASLGSRVGAMVFSDEKSPLMIFIDDDGRAHKAYVVSYFSDAFGGGSPSRPVVIVDADTGRVLKQWENLQHVLIGTGPGGNVKTGQYEYGTNYGYMDVEQSGTTCTMNNANVKTVNLNGGTSGSTAYAYVCPRNTVKNINGAYSPLNDAHFFGGVIFNMYQAYIGQAPLTFQLTMRVHYATNYENAFWNGSAMTFGDGYTTFYPLVSLDVGAHEVSHGYTEQNSGLIYSGQSGGINEAFSDIAGEAAEFYMRGTNDFLVGAEIFKSSGALRYMANPPQDGISIGHASNYYEGMDVHYSSGVYNKAFYLLATKPGWNTPRAFQVFARANDLYWTPSTNFNQGACGVQTAAQDYGYSVADVSSAFASVGVSCDGAVELFRQTDTSGKLTIAVFERYATASASQTTNFSVTVPSDFVVIGGGGEGKESPAGNLLTASYPDTGLTSWLVSAKDHIDSDPAQVRAWAIGLKVAGLTPAQVRSYLTVSTATSATVAHPDVTATLPAGYVLVGGGIKVSWTGKGNLATASAPSSTTAWRVRSKDHRESSPGSAQAYAIGINSSIPGVGTVGNVINSGTSTVVAHPSYTAGLSAGYALSGCGAFVNWSGAGNLLWRIKPVNSGCSVASKDHIDSSPSSISGYAIGLRAF
- a CDS encoding serine protease, coding for MVGLLGCGGPELEREEAEATGRVDQPIVGGVEARPGSHPWIVSLQQYGSHFCGGTLIRVGNREESDIVLTAAHCVYDGTSRLTVTAGAHDFASPSSSQQVVSATRTVYHPAYNSRTTVNDIAVVVLDKPIKFTATVQPVCLPEVSSSASQSSCGLSSVPMRPSLGAQSSLAEPPLDSVGLSSAGASVPDGTMMVAAGWGLTREGGNTSNRLMQVGVPTVSSASLIKAYKAENIAIDPEAMLGAGYSSGGRDSCQGDSGGPLVAPAGGRYVLHGITSFGVGCARPGLPGVYTRVSSYRSWIDTQVLIYSRARQ
- a CDS encoding putative quinol monooxygenase; protein product: MTTQSQKAENVHVGLLVRLEAKAGKEADVQRFLEGGLPVVQAEPATAQWFALRFGPTSFGIFDTFADDAGRKAHLGGRVAAALMAQAPELLSQPPSIEMVDVLAVKR